The Camelina sativa cultivar DH55 unplaced genomic scaffold, Cs unpScaffold00944, whole genome shotgun sequence genomic sequence CACTGTTTTCAATTTGAAAAATCGTAACTctggggttttttttgtttgcagggATTTGCTAATTGGTAGGCTGTCTTAAAGCAAACATGAATGGTTATGAAGAGGTAAGCAAacccattgttttttttatctttctttctgtGCTTTCATCGAATTCACATTTAAGCTACATTGATCTCACACCGTTTACATGATTCCGATATGTTTACATTGCATGACCTTGATGATAGAGCTGGATATGATGACTATTACAGCGGTGATGAGGACCTTGATGAGTATtgaagaggatgaggaggaggaagaagaaagacaaccTCCAAAGGAAGAACTGGAATATCTCGAGTTGCGTGAAAAGATGAAGGAAACAATGTGGAAGAACCTGAGGAAAGGAAGTGCCAACGCTCAATCTTCacaggaaagaagaagaaaacttccTTATAAGGAGTATGTGGTGTGGCTGAAGTACATTTTCTAATTATTCTGGAATGTGTTTTGATGATGATCACCtaatttatccttttttttatgCAGCTTTGGTTCCTTCTTTGGTCCTTCGCAGCCTGTTATTTCTTCAAGAGTTATACAAGAAAGCAAATCATTGCTAGAAAATGAGCTACGGACAGCTAAAATGTCCAATTCAAGTCAAATGGTTTGTGCAATTGATCTCTGTTCCTCTTAGTGTTTTATCATTTAAGATGTGCTTGTATTTAAGATGTGCTTGTATAAAGTATGTATAAagctataaattaattaagaaacacAGCTTATACAAATTGCCATCtttctatataatattgaatTGAGGCCATATGataatattgataaatataaaataaacatatttgttatggctgagttatgtacttcgtaCGGCTGAGTTACGTATTTCGTACGGCTgaattatggctgagttatgtacttggtacggctgagttattgacttacatggctgacttatgaaatatttgtaaatttatattattataactcaatattaaaatgtacagttgaaatatgaatattacaattattataaccaataaaaaataataattatagagaaagattgatttttacacattctcaccaGAATGTGTTtaacatacaacacatgacgtttaggggttagggttagggttggggttgatatgctcaaatttaccctagagctactctctcaaattaagagatcaatgcagtacttaggggtcgaattccacagagactcaagactacacaataaattatagagtttttcaattatgttaaacagattaaattaaattaaaacaaaagcaatgcaaaatattaatattaaagacTATTGTAAATTCAggagatcaaaaagctaggcctagggaatttctcaggaaattatgaaatattaaataaatcaataaattaggattcaaacaattaagaacagatctagaactctaaacacttttgtaaattaaatcagttctcactgcaaataatatctaaatttaaaaccagaaaatccaaatctctttgtaaaattctaggtaataaatcagcaataaaatcaggtttagattgNNNNNNNNNNNNNNNNNNNNNNNNNNNNNNNNNNNNNNNNNNNNNNNNNNNNNNNNNNNNNNNNNNNNNNNNNNNNNNNNNNNNNNNNNNNNNNNNNNNNNNNNNNNNNNNNNNNNNNNNNNNNNNNNNNNNNNNNNNNNNNNNNNNNNNNNNNNNNNNNNNNNNNNNNNNNNNNNNNNNNNNNNNNNNNNNNNNNNNNNNNNNNNNNNNNNNNNNNNNNNNNNNNNNNNNNNNNNNNNNNNNNNNNNNNNNNNNNNNNNNNNNNNNNNNNNNNNNNNNNNNNNNNNNNNNNNNNNNNNNNNNNNNNNNNNNNNNNNNNNNNNNNNNNNNNNNNNNNNNNNNNNNNNNNNNNNNNNNNNNNNNNNNNNNNNNNNNNNNNNNNNNNNNNNNNNNNNNNNNNNNNNNNNNNNNNNNNNNNNNNNNNNNNNNNNNNNNNNNNNNNNNNNNNNNNNNNNNNNNNNNNNNNNNNNNNNNNNNNNNNNNNNNNNNNNNNNNNNNNNNNNNNNNNNNNNNNNNNNNNNNNNNNNNNNNNNNNNNNNNNNNNNNNNNNNNNNNNNNNNNNNNNNNNNNNNNNNNNNNNNNNNNNNNNNNNNNNNNNNNNNNNNNNNNNNNNNNNNNNNNNNNNNNNNNNNNNNNNNNNNNNNNNNNNNNNNNNNNNNNNNNNNNNNNNNNNNNNNNNNNNNNNNNNNNNNNNNNNNNNNNNNNNNNNNNNNNNNNNNNNNNNNNNNNNNNNNNNNNNNNNNNNNNNNNNNNNNNNNNNNNNNNNNNNNNNNNNNNNNNNNNNNNNNNNNNNNNNNNNNNNNNNNNNNNNNNNNNNNNNNNNNNNNNNNNNNNNNNNNNNNNNNNNNNNNNNNNNNNNNNNNNNNNNNNNNNNNNNNNNNNNNNNNNNNNNNNNNNNNNNNNNNNNNNNNNNNNNNNNNNNNNNNNNNNNNNNNNNNNNNNNNNNNNNNNNNNNNNNNNNNNNNNNNNNNNNNNNNNNNNNNNNNNNNNNNNNNNNNNNNNNNNNNNNNNNNNNNNNNNNNNNNNNNNNNNNNNNNNNNNNNNNNNNNNNNNNNNNNNNNNNNNNNNNNNNNNNNNNNNNNNNNNNNNNNNNNNNNNNNNNNNNNNNNNNNNNNNNNNNNNNNNNNNNNNNNNNNNNNNNNNNNNNNNNNNNNNNNNNNNNNNNNNNNNNNNNNNNNNNNNNNNNNNNNNNNNNNNNNNNNNNNNNNNNNNNNNNNNNNNNNNNNNNNNNNNNNNNNNNNNNNNNNNNNNNNNNNNNNNNNNNNNNNNNNNNNNNNNNNNNNNNNNNNNNNNNNNNNNNNNNNNNNNNNNNNNNNNNNNNNNNNNNNNNNNNNNNNNNNNNNNNNNNNNNNNNNNNNNNNNNNNNNNNNNNNNNNNNNNNNNNNNNNNNNNNNNNNNNNNNNNNNNNNNNNNNNNNNNNNNNNNNNNNNNNNNNNNNNNNNNNNNNNNNNNNNNNNNNNNNNNNNNNNNNNNNNNNNNNNNNNNNNNNNNNNNNNNNNNNNNNNNNNNNNNNNNNNNNNNNNNNNNNNNNNNNNNNNNNNNNNNNNNNNNNNNNNNNNNNNNNNNNNNNNNNNNNNNNNNNNNNNNNNNNNNNNNNNNNNNNNNNNNNNNNNNNNNNNNNNNNNNNNNNNNNNNNNNNNNNNNNNNNNNNNNNNNNNNNNNNNNNNNNNNNNNNNNNNNNNNNNNNNNNNNNNNNNNNNNNNNNNNNNNNNNNNNNNNNNNNNNNNNNNNNNNNNNNNNNNNNNNNNNNNNNNNNNNNNNNNNNNNNNNNNNNNNNNNNNNNNNNNNNNNNNNNNNNNNNNNNNNNNNNNNNNNNNNNNNNNNNNNNNNNNNNNNNNNNNNNNNNNNNNNNNNNNNNNNNNNNNNNNNNNNNNNNNNNNNNNNNNNNNNNNNNNNNNNNNNNNNNNNNNNNNNNNNNNNNNNNNNNNNNNNNNNNNNNNNNNNNNNNNNNNNNNNNNNNNNNNNNNNNNNNNNNNNNNNNNNNNNNNNNNNNNNNNNNNNNNNNNNNNNNNNNNNNNNNNNNNNNNNNNNNNNNNNNNNNNNNNNNNNNNNNNNNNNNNNNNNNNNNNNNNNNNNNNNNNNNNNNNNNNNNNNNNNNNNNNNNNNNNNNNNNNNNNNNNNNNNNNNNNNNNNNNNNNNNNNNNNNNNNNNNNNNNNNNNNNNNNNNNNNNNNNNNNNNNNNNNNNNNNNNNNNNNNNNNNNNNNNNNNNNNNNNNNNNNNNNNNNNNNNNNNNNNNNNNNNNNNNNNNNNNNNNNNNNNNNNNNNNNNNNNNNNNNNNNNNNNNNNNNNNNNNNNNNNNNNNNNNNNNNNNNNNNNNNNNNNNNNNNNNNNNNNNNNNNNNNNNNNNNNNNNNNNNNNNNNNNNNNNNNNNNNNNNNNNNNNNNNNNNNNNNNNNNNNNNNNNNNNNNNNNNNNNNNNNNNNNNNNNNNNNNNNNNNNNNNNNNNNNNNNNNNNNNNNNNNNNNNNNNNNNNNNNNNNNNNNNNNNNNNNNNNNNNNNNNNNNNNNNNNNNNNNNNNNNNNNNNNNNNNNNNNNNNNNNNNNNNNNNNNNNNNNNNNNNNNNNNNNNNNNNNNNNNNNNNNNNNNNNNNNNNNNNNNNNNNNNNNNNNNNNNNNNNNNNNNNNNNNNNNNNNNNNNNNNNNNNNNNNNNNNNNNNNNNNNNNNNNNNNNNNNNNNNNNNNNNNNNNNNNNNNNNNNNNNNNNNNNNNNNNNNNNNNNNNNNNNNNNNNNNNNNNNNNNNNNNNNNNNNNNNNNNNNNNNNNNNNNNNNNNNNNNNNNNNNNNNNNNNNNNNNNNNNNNNNNNNNNNNNNNNNNNNNNNNNNNNNNNNNNNNNNNNNNNNNNNNNNNNNNNNNNNNNNNNNNNNNNNNNNNNNNNNNNNNNNNNNNNNNNNNNNNNNNNNNNNNNNNNNNNNNNNNNNNNNNNNNNNNNNNNNNNNNNNNNNNNNNNNNNNNNNNNNNNNNNNNNNNNNNNNNNNNNNNNNNNcacatcaatgatggcaccagctgtagccaagaaagatcttcctaagatgagaggatctttaggctcttgatcatacttcagcaccacaaagtcagtgggaatcatgaagttgccaaccttaactggaatatcctctaaaacaccttcaggagttcttcgggagcgatcagccaagataagagaaatctgagttggcttgaattctgtcatcccaagtctcacagcaatagaatgtggcatcaagttgatgctagaacCAAGGTCACAAAGAgagtgagaaaaccttcctgtggagatagagcaacctaacacaaaacttccaggatctggtaacttttCTGCAGTCCTACACTCAATTtttgcactcactttctcagagacaaccacttcctgctttctctccttcttcctctgaacaggctggttcaacagaattgcactgacatcttttgtaagaagtgctccttcttcagggctcaaaccattggataccattctcttaaCATAGCGCTtgagtggtggtgaaagctttactgcatcaattaaaggcatctcaatcatcaccttgtccatcattgctttgcatctagcttcctccatctcttgcttagactttcttggcttgggaaaaggaaccttaggcttgtagacccttTCAGCAGCTGGAACTTGAGATTTTGCAGNNNNNNNNN encodes the following:
- the LOC104774002 gene encoding uncharacterized protein LOC104774002 encodes the protein MVMKRTLMIELDMMTITAVMRTLMSIEEDEEEEEERQPPKEELEYLELREKMKETMWKNLRKGSANAQSSQERRRKLPYKDFGSFFGPSQPVISSRVIQESKSLLENELRTAKMSNSSQMVCAIDLCSS